The Brassica napus cultivar Da-Ae chromosome C7, Da-Ae, whole genome shotgun sequence genome has a segment encoding these proteins:
- the LOC111207956 gene encoding uncharacterized protein LOC111207956, with protein MAENLQKAINALSLHDEEPVDLPDSPRFHVFDENATSILGRLLNPECQAMDKMIEEMPRIWRVYERVRGIALSRDKVQFIFEREEDLLTVLKDRPWTYNNWTMLLDRWIPSPPANFLTTVDVWVRISRIPVNHYRLETMDFLASKVGRVIEIAYDPKASQKEAYIRAQVRLDIANPAIAIKPLNLPKGGRVIIEYEYEKLRKRFFHCQRLTHERPSCPFLKNRGPLPANKDVVKDSRVREKSDAIGGSSKQMPLLIEHPVVPPGFAPLFPEMPQKERDMALQYISHSDPTERQARITRVQQSLQPGFEDNLGSAPRISHDINKGKGHVFNFQEHDRPGKRVAVTRERSAFSEADLKSVKDRTSFPSDNLEVSSSSSSLGPTVFRVGTSTDNLSTGANEAVKKSRRRPQRWKRICSQRPSGQAQDLDHTGKRDSPVGDGEESTATLGGNQAKRKAPVNVGEHSSKSSKPLQPTVASDLKPLLPQ; from the coding sequence ATGGCGGAAAATCTTCAGAAGGCAATCAACGCCTTATCGTTGCACGATGAAGAACCGGTGGATCTGCCTGATAGTCCTAGATTTCATGTGTTCGATGAAAACGCAACCAGTATTTTGGGAAGACTCTTGAACCCTGAATGTCAAGCTATGGACAAGATGATCGAGGAGATGCCTAGGATATGGAGAGTGTATGAAAGAGTCCGTGGAATCGCCTTGTCGCGTGACAAGGTTCAGTTTATTTTCGAAAGGGAAGAAGACTTGTTGACGGTGTTAAAAGACCGACCTTGGACCTACAATAACTGGACCATGCTGCTTGATCGATGGATCCCGTCGCCGCCGGCGAATTTCTTGACTACTGTGGATGTATGGGTTCGAATCAGTAGAATCCCGGTGAATCACTATCGTCTGGAGACAATGGACTTCTTAGCATCCAAAGTGGGAAGAGTGATTGAGATCGCTTATGACCCTAAAGCGTCCCAAAAAGAAGCGTACATTCGGGCCCAAGTTCGACTGGATATAGCCAACCCAGCAATCGCTATTAAACCCTTAAATCTACCAAAGGGGGGAAGAGTGATCATCGAATATGAATATGAGAAGTTGAGGAAACGTTTCTTTCATTGTCAGCGCTTAACCCATGAACGTCCAAGCTGTCCTTTCCTCAAAAACAGGGGACCGCTTCCAGCCAATAAAGACGTTGTTAAAGATTCACGTGTTAGGGAGAAATCTGATGCTATTGGTGGAAGCTCGAAGCAGATGCCTTTACTGATCGAACATCCAGTAGTGCCTCCTGGGTTTGCTCCGCTATTCCCTGAGATGCCTCAGAAAGAAAGAGACATGGCCTTGCAGTACATTTCACATAGTGATCCAACGGAGAGACAGGCCAGAATCACTAGAGTGCAACAATCTTTGCAACCAGGGTTTGAAGACAATCTGGGTAGTGCACCGCGCATATCTCATGACATTAATAAAGGGAAGGGCCAtgttttcaactttcaagaaCATGATCGTCCGGGTAAACGAGTTGCAGTGACAAGAGAGCGTTCAGCCTTCTCTGAGGCTGACTTGAAATCTGTAAAGGATCGGACAAGCTTCCCCTCTGACAACCTGGAagtttcttcgtcttcttcttccctcGGTCCAACGGTCTTTAGAGTGGGAACCTCTACAGATAACCTATCTACCGGGGCTAATGAGGCTGTTAAGAAAAGTCGTCGTAGACCTCAACGCTGGAAACGCATATGCAGTCAGCGCCCTTCAGGTCAGGCTCAGGACTTAGACCATACGGGCAAGAGAGACAGTCCAGTGGGTGATGGAGAAGAATCTACTGCGACTCTTGGTGGGAATCAGGCTAAGCGAAAGGCTCCTGTGAATGTTGGAGAACATTCTTCAAAATCTTCAAAACCCCTTCAACCTACGGTGGCTTCCGATTTGAAGCCGCTGCTCCCCCAATGA